The window GACCTCGTCTGGGGTGGGTTCGCGGCCATCGTCGCTATCCTGACCGTGGTCCCAGCGATTGCGTTCCGTGAACCGCAGGCGATGCTCCCGTGGGAGGTGGTCGCACTCGCGTCTTTCCCACTCGTCGCTCGGATACTCGTCACGGGGCAGACGATTGGCGGACTGACGTTCACGGGGCGCGTCTCGACGTACCTCGCCGTCGCCGCAGTCGCCCTCATCATCGCCGTCGAGTTAGACGTGTTCACGCCGGTTCGGATGAACCACTCGTTCGCCGTCTTCTTCGTCGTCATCGCGACGATGGCCGCCGCTGGCGTCTGGGCGGTGGTCCAGTGGTTGTCCGACCTCTACCTCGGGACGCGCCTCCTGTTGAACGGCCGACCCGAGGACGTCGTCGAGACGGCGCTGATGTGGGACTTCGTGGCCGCGACAGTCGCCGGACTCGCCGCCGGATTACTGTTCGAGTACTACTTCCGCCGCCGGGCAGATTCGAGACAGCGCCTCCCGGCAGATGTCGTCGAAGCAGCAGAGATGGTCGAACCCGACGGAGGGGAGTCACCGTGAAGATTCGGACGAGACTGCACATCGACGCGAACCGCCAACAGCAACTCGCGCGAGCGATGCAACTGATTCTCGTCGGTCTCATCTTCATCGGACTCGACCGGCGGAACCTCGGTATCGTCGTCAACGCGTCCGTCGGACTCGGTGTGACCTATCTCCCGGCGATACTCGAACGCGACTACCGCATCCCGATGGACGCCGGGTTGACGCTCTGGATTTCTGCTGCCGCGTTCCTCCACGCAGTCGGCACCGTCGGCGTCCCCGGTTCCGAGACGAGTTTCTACGCCGGCGTCTGGTGGTGGGACCACCTCACGCACGCACTCTCGTCGTCCGTCGTGGCCGCCGCCGGGTACGCGACGATTCGGGCCGTCGACCAGCACACCACCGCTATCTACCTCCCCGGCAGGTTCATGTTCGTCTTCATCTTGTTGTTCGTCCTCGCGTTCGGCGTCTTCTGGGAGGTCATCGAGTTCGCGATTTCCCGCGTCGCCGCTCTCGCAGGGACCACGTCGGTGCTGACGCAGTACGGACTCGAAGATACGATGTTGGACCTCGTCTTCGACACTGTCGGTGGGTTAGTGGTGGCACTCTGGGGGACCGCACACCTCACCGACGTGGTCGGTGCGATTCGGTCGCGTCTGGACAAATCCACACAGTAACACGGCGGCGACACCGTTCGTCGACCACCAACTCCGCCGTTACAAATTTGTAGTTACGTTGAGATTTAGAGGCTCATGGGGAAGTCGGCCAATACGGATAACCGGGCAGTCGACTTTTCGACTGTGTCCAAACGGCGGTCGATACTCGACGTGCTGACGACGGAGACGTACTCCAAAGCGGAACTCGTCGAACTACTTTCGGTCTCTCGGTCGACTATCGACCGCGGTATCGAGGAACTCACCGACCTCGGGTTGGTCGAACACGTCTCGGGTGAGTTCGTCGCGACGAACACCGGCGTCGTCGCTTTGCAAACGCACGACGAAGCACTCGACACGTTCTCGAACGTCCTCGCCGCCGACGCGGTTCTGGCCCGTCTTCCGAACGGGTTCGACGTGCCAACGTCGCTGTTCCGCGACGCTATCGTCTGCGACAGAGACCCGGCGGCACTCGAAAACCAAGTCGAGGCCGTCCTCGACGACGTGACGGCAATCGATGGCTTCAACGGTCCGTTTCGGTACAGCCTCGACCCGGACACACGTGAGACGCTCGTCTCACTCGGCGAGCACGCTCGGTTCGTGGTCTCGGAGGAATCGCTGTCGTGGCTTTCGTCACAGTACGGGACCGCGCTCGATGCCGTCAACGACGCAGGTGTTCGTATCTTCAGTGTCGCCGACGCGCCACCGTACGGGGTTTTCGTCGCCGAGCGAACGGACAACGCGTCTGTGACACTCGTCGTGTACAACCACACGGGAGGTGTCGAGGCGGTGCTCGTGAGTTACGACGCTCAGGCAGTCGAGTGGGCCTGTGGCCTCGTCTCCGAGCACGCCGAAACCGGGACGCCGTATCGAGGTCCAGACGGGGACGATTATTTGTGATAGTACGACGAATAGTCTGCCGAGATGGTGTTCAAGAAAATCACCCTCATCGGTCGGAGTAACGAGAGTTTCGACGCGGCAGTCGACGACGCAATCGACCGGGCAGAGGAGACGCTCGCTGGTGTCAAATGGGTCGAGGTGAAAGAGTTCGGCGTCGAAGTCGCCTCCGTAGAGACCCGAGAGTACCAAGCAGAGGTCGAAGTCGCGTTCGAACTGCAAGGCGAAGAAGGCGAGTAGCGCAGTTCGGTTCGGGGAGTGACTCCCTTTTGGGCCGGCGTCTGGCCCGAGTCCACTCTTCGAGTCTCAGTGCGTCCCGACGACTTCTTGTCCAATCGCACCCCCACGTTCGACTAGCGAATGCCTCGGCTCCTCCACTACTCTGATATCGAGAACGTCTTCGACGACCCTGAGCGTGCGGGCCGCCTCGCCGGGTGTGTCACCGCCCTCGACGACGACCGAACCCTCGTCGTCGGCACGGGCGACAACACCTCTCCCGGTGTTTTGTCGCTCGTCGAACGAGGCGGGCAAGTCCTCGACTTCTACGACGCCGTCGACGCCGACTTGGAGACGTTCGGCAACCACGACTTCGACTATGGCGCGAGTCGGACTCGCGAACTCGTCGCCGCGAGTCGCCCGACGTGGGTCTCCAGCAACATCCGCGACGAGAACGGCGACCAGTTCGCCGCCGCGGACGGTGCCGTCC is drawn from Haloferax litoreum and contains these coding sequences:
- a CDS encoding transcriptional regulator FilR1 domain-containing protein produces the protein MGKSANTDNRAVDFSTVSKRRSILDVLTTETYSKAELVELLSVSRSTIDRGIEELTDLGLVEHVSGEFVATNTGVVALQTHDEALDTFSNVLAADAVLARLPNGFDVPTSLFRDAIVCDRDPAALENQVEAVLDDVTAIDGFNGPFRYSLDPDTRETLVSLGEHARFVVSEESLSWLSSQYGTALDAVNDAGVRIFSVADAPPYGVFVAERTDNASVTLVVYNHTGGVEAVLVSYDAQAVEWACGLVSEHAETGTPYRGPDGDDYL
- a CDS encoding dodecin produces the protein MVFKKITLIGRSNESFDAAVDDAIDRAEETLAGVKWVEVKEFGVEVASVETREYQAEVEVAFELQGEEGE